From Chaetodon trifascialis isolate fChaTrf1 chromosome 1, fChaTrf1.hap1, whole genome shotgun sequence, one genomic window encodes:
- the cdc42se2 gene encoding CDC42 small effector protein 2, with protein sequence MTEFWVCFSCCIAEQPQPKRRRRIDRSMIGEPTNFVHTTHVGSGDMGLGLASVDLVQAQMKSKGGYAHGGSEGSQL encoded by the exons ATGACTGAGTTTTGGGTttgcttcagctgctgcattgCAGAGCAGCCACAGCCT AAACGGCGGCGACGGATCGATCGCTCCATGATCGGAGAGCCAACAAACTTTGTTCACACCACACATGTAGGCTCGGGGGACATGGGCCTGGGATTGGCATCA GTGGACCTTGTTCAGGCCCAGATGAAATCTAAAGGGGGCTACGCGCATGGAGGGTCTGAAGGTTCCCAGTTGTAA
- the LOC139334418 gene encoding interferon regulatory factor 1-like: protein MQQPGRLRLRPWLEEQIQSGRYPGVSWLDQSARIFQIPWKHAARHGWSIDRDATLFRSWAMHTGRYHPGKDKPDPKTWKANFRCALNSLPDICELQEHSRKRGSNAYRVYKMMPSTQTHRRRRGLRLFSRPRERQTSLGDDAYTPHAWQPTTTRPISDTLQKVETPAESPFANTQTHGMWEAKAEDQEQNEAVFKLMDHLSNSDLWNPTGEQRGWRTHTLWDQWHCAGDDSPYSLHTDNYSDLFGPNYIRELSDWSTPQQTLMP from the exons ATGCAACAACCAGGCCGGCTGAGACTGAGACCATGGCTGGAAGAGCAGATTCAGTCTGGGAGGTATCCAGGAGTCAGCTGGCTAGATCAG TCAGCACGAATCTTCCAGATCCCGTGGAAACATGCTGCTCGTCATGGCTGGAGTATTGACCGAGATGCTACGCTCTTCAGGAGTTGGGCCATGCACACTG GACGGTACCATCCGGGCAAAGACAAGCCAGATCCCAAGACATGGAAGGCGAATTTCCGCTGTGCCTTGAATTCTCTGCCTGACATCTGcgagctgcaggagcacagcAGGAAGAGAGGCAGCAATGCCTACAGAGTCTACAAGATGATgcccagcacacaaacacacagacgcaggAGAG gCCTGCGGCTGTTCAGCAGACCTCGAGAAAGACAGACGAGTTTAGGGGATGATGCATACACCCCACACGCTTGGCAACCCACCACAACGAGACCTATTTCAGACACGCTGCAGAAGGTGGAGACCCCTGCAGAAAGCCCGTTTGCCAACACTCAAACACACG GGATGTGGGAGGCCAAAGCAGAGGACCAGGAGCAGAATGAGGCGGTGTTTAAG TTGATGGACCACTTAAGCAACAGTGACCTCTGGAACCCGACtggggagcagagaggatggagaacacacacactgtgggacCAATGGCACT GTGCAGGTGATGATAGCCCGTACTCTCTGCACACAGACAACTACAGTGATCTGTTCGGTCCAAACTACATCAGggagctctctgattggtccacacCTCAGCAAACACTAATGCCCTAA